The following are encoded in a window of Rhizobium sp. 11515TR genomic DNA:
- a CDS encoding SAM-dependent methyltransferase has protein sequence MSSTAVEAHVGEVSPNLVVDAMFACRKTAAIVAAIELDLFTLIGDGSNAASLAAAANADERGVRILCDYLVVNGFLTKTGNQYALTASSRAFLDRHSPAYMGAAIEFLAAPEILKQILDDPSSYVRNGGSIGLANMSPDNPVWVKFARGMGAFTGGSAISLAAEMANLPIQPRKILDIAAGHGLFGIEMAKAFPSAEIVAVDWGSVLELAKQNAQQFGVAERYKVIAGSAFEVDWGTDYDLILLPNFLHHFDLETCAGLLRKCRASLSAEGKVVAVDFVPNDDLVSPPFPAAFSWEMLASTPKGEAYTQKDLAEMARRAGFHNVRVKPLPPSPASLIFFE, from the coding sequence ATGTCATCGACGGCAGTAGAAGCACACGTAGGCGAAGTTTCGCCTAATCTCGTGGTCGATGCGATGTTTGCGTGCCGAAAGACGGCCGCCATCGTAGCCGCCATAGAACTCGATCTTTTTACTTTGATTGGTGACGGCAGCAATGCAGCATCCTTGGCGGCCGCAGCAAATGCAGACGAAAGAGGTGTGCGCATTCTGTGCGACTATCTCGTTGTGAACGGCTTTCTTACGAAAACAGGCAATCAATACGCTCTGACCGCATCCAGCCGAGCCTTCCTCGACCGGCATTCGCCGGCCTATATGGGCGCGGCCATCGAATTCCTGGCCGCACCGGAAATCCTCAAGCAAATCCTGGACGATCCGTCTTCCTACGTCCGCAACGGCGGGTCCATTGGATTGGCAAACATGTCTCCGGACAATCCGGTGTGGGTGAAATTCGCTCGTGGCATGGGCGCGTTCACAGGCGGCAGCGCAATCAGCCTCGCCGCCGAAATGGCCAACTTGCCCATACAGCCAAGAAAGATACTTGATATCGCCGCAGGCCACGGGCTTTTCGGGATCGAGATGGCGAAGGCTTTTCCGTCAGCCGAGATCGTTGCGGTCGATTGGGGCTCCGTTCTGGAATTGGCCAAACAAAATGCGCAGCAATTTGGCGTCGCCGAACGTTACAAGGTCATTGCCGGCAGCGCATTCGAAGTCGACTGGGGCACGGATTATGATCTTATCCTGCTGCCGAACTTCCTGCATCACTTCGACCTGGAAACCTGTGCCGGCTTACTTAGGAAGTGCCGAGCCAGCCTGAGCGCCGAGGGCAAGGTGGTTGCGGTGGACTTCGTGCCGAACGACGATCTCGTCTCGCCGCCCTTCCCGGCTGCGTTCTCATGGGAGATGCTGGCCAGTACGCCAAAAGGCGAGGCCTACACGCAGAAAGACCTGGCCGAGATGGCTAGGCGCGCCGGTTTTCATAATGTGAGGGTAAAGCCACTACCACCATCGCCGGCAAGCTTGATCTTCTTCGAGTAG
- a CDS encoding acetoacetate--CoA ligase: MQDQQPLWTPSETFRRQSPMFAFMQECNRRFNLSLSDFASLHAWSIADRENFWSAVWDFCGVKGKRGERALIHGDVMLEARFFPDAELNFAENLLSRSGEDDALVFWGEDKVRDRWSWDRLAAMVSCLQQAYRAEGIGKGDRIAAMMPNMPETIACMLAAASIGAIWSSCSPDFGEQGVMDRFGQIEPKLFIACSGYWYSGKLQDVTAKVSAIAQRLKAPTIIVPYAGNAEVVVAATPGARTLGDLVAPFEAKPVEFVPVSFSHPLFILFSSGTTGVPKCIVHSTGGALLQLLKEHRLHCGVVPGEKVFYFTTCGWMMWNWLATGLAAGATLCLYDGSPFAPDGNILFDYAQEEKFALFGTSAKYIDAVHKSGLTPKTSHDLSSLRLMTSTGSPLSPEGFTFVYEGIKDDIQLASISGGTDIVSCFVLGNPLQAVWRGEIQGPGLGLAVDVWNDEGKPVRGEKGELVCTKAFPSMPVMFWNDPERAKYRAAYFERFDNIWCHGDFAEWTEHGGLIIHGRSDATLNPGGVRIGTAEIYNQVEQIPEVLEALCIGQDWDDDVRVVLFVRLAAGVSLTEDLVKAMKTRIRTGASPRHVPAKIIAVTDIPRTKSGKIVELAVREVVHGRPVKNKEALANPEALDLFAGLEELKS; the protein is encoded by the coding sequence ATGCAGGATCAGCAGCCGCTCTGGACACCATCGGAAACATTTCGCCGCCAGAGTCCGATGTTCGCTTTCATGCAGGAATGCAACCGCCGTTTCAACCTCTCGCTGTCCGACTTTGCCAGCCTCCATGCCTGGTCTATCGCCGACCGTGAAAACTTCTGGTCGGCGGTCTGGGATTTCTGCGGTGTGAAGGGCAAGCGCGGTGAACGGGCGCTGATCCATGGCGATGTCATGCTGGAGGCCCGCTTCTTTCCCGATGCCGAGCTGAACTTCGCGGAAAACCTGCTCTCGCGAAGCGGCGAGGATGATGCGCTTGTGTTCTGGGGCGAGGACAAGGTGCGCGATCGCTGGTCGTGGGATCGGCTGGCCGCCATGGTCTCCTGCCTGCAGCAGGCCTACCGCGCCGAGGGCATCGGCAAGGGGGACCGCATCGCAGCGATGATGCCGAACATGCCCGAAACCATCGCCTGCATGCTGGCGGCCGCGTCGATCGGTGCGATCTGGTCCTCCTGTTCGCCGGATTTCGGCGAGCAGGGCGTCATGGACCGCTTCGGCCAGATCGAGCCGAAGCTCTTCATCGCGTGCAGCGGCTATTGGTACAGCGGCAAGCTGCAGGACGTCACAGCAAAGGTCAGTGCCATCGCCCAGCGCCTGAAAGCGCCTACCATCATCGTGCCCTATGCCGGCAATGCCGAAGTCGTCGTGGCAGCGACACCGGGCGCGAGGACCCTTGGTGATCTGGTCGCGCCCTTCGAGGCGAAGCCGGTCGAATTTGTGCCCGTGTCCTTCTCCCACCCGCTGTTCATCCTGTTTTCTTCAGGCACCACAGGCGTTCCGAAATGCATCGTGCACTCCACCGGCGGCGCGCTGCTGCAACTCCTCAAGGAGCATCGCCTCCATTGCGGCGTCGTGCCCGGCGAAAAGGTCTTCTATTTCACCACCTGCGGCTGGATGATGTGGAACTGGTTGGCGACCGGCCTTGCCGCCGGCGCAACGCTCTGCCTTTACGATGGTTCGCCCTTCGCCCCCGATGGCAACATTTTGTTCGACTATGCGCAGGAAGAGAAATTCGCGCTGTTCGGCACTTCTGCCAAATATATCGACGCCGTGCATAAGAGCGGCCTGACGCCGAAGACCTCGCATGATCTTTCGAGCCTGCGGCTGATGACCTCCACCGGCTCGCCGCTGTCGCCGGAGGGCTTCACCTTCGTCTATGAGGGCATCAAGGACGATATCCAGCTGGCCTCCATTTCCGGCGGCACCGATATCGTCTCCTGCTTCGTGCTCGGCAACCCGCTGCAAGCGGTCTGGCGTGGCGAAATCCAGGGGCCGGGCCTCGGGCTTGCCGTCGATGTCTGGAACGATGAAGGCAAGCCGGTGCGCGGCGAGAAGGGCGAGCTTGTCTGCACCAAAGCCTTTCCCTCCATGCCGGTCATGTTCTGGAACGATCCGGAGCGCGCCAAATATCGGGCTGCTTATTTCGAGCGCTTCGACAATATCTGGTGCCACGGGGATTTCGCCGAGTGGACAGAGCATGGCGGCCTCATTATTCACGGCCGCTCCGACGCGACGCTCAATCCCGGCGGCGTGCGCATCGGCACGGCCGAGATCTACAATCAGGTCGAGCAGATTCCCGAGGTTCTGGAGGCGCTCTGCATTGGTCAGGATTGGGATGATGACGTCCGCGTCGTACTCTTTGTCCGCCTCGCCGCCGGCGTCTCCCTGACCGAAGATCTCGTCAAGGCGATGAAGACCCGCATCCGCACCGGCGCCTCCCCGCGCCATGTGCCGGCCAAGATCATCGCGGTTACCGACATCCCCCGCACGAAATCCGGCAAGATCGTCGAGCTTGCGGTGCGCGAGGTGGTGCACGGCCGTCCGGTCAAGAACAAGGAAGCGCTTGCCAACCCGGAAGCGCTCGATCTCTTCGCCGGGCTGGAAGAACTCAAAAGTTAA
- a CDS encoding chromate resistance protein ChrB domain-containing protein: MPSFLEITPDKLNRIIGTPNLPAIIDVRNDEDFAADPRLIPGSIRRDYRRVADWANELAGPAIILCQKGQKLAHGVAAHLRVVGKEAEVLEGGFEAWRSAKYMLIADEKLPPRDAKGRTVWVTRARPKIDRIACPWLIRRFIDPSAIFLFVPATEVAAVADRFMATPFDIEDVFWSHRGELCTFDVMIEEFGLGTEPLLHLATIVRGADTARPDLAPEVPGLLAASLGLSRMFNDDLQQLETGMTLYDAFYRWCRDATEETHNWPNPRKM, encoded by the coding sequence ATGCCGTCATTTCTGGAAATTACACCCGACAAGCTCAATCGCATTATTGGCACGCCCAATTTGCCTGCGATTATCGATGTCCGCAATGATGAGGATTTCGCCGCTGATCCTCGTCTTATTCCCGGCTCCATTCGCCGCGACTATCGAAGGGTAGCCGACTGGGCGAACGAACTGGCGGGGCCTGCCATCATTCTCTGTCAGAAAGGACAGAAACTCGCCCACGGAGTTGCTGCCCATCTGCGTGTGGTCGGAAAGGAGGCGGAGGTCCTCGAAGGCGGGTTCGAAGCGTGGCGCAGCGCGAAGTACATGCTGATTGCCGATGAAAAGCTGCCTCCCCGCGATGCCAAGGGGCGGACGGTATGGGTAACGAGGGCACGGCCAAAGATCGATCGTATCGCTTGCCCATGGCTGATCCGGCGCTTCATCGATCCGTCAGCGATCTTCCTGTTCGTTCCGGCAACCGAAGTTGCGGCCGTCGCCGATCGTTTCATGGCAACGCCATTCGATATCGAAGATGTTTTCTGGAGCCATCGCGGCGAGCTATGCACCTTCGATGTCATGATCGAGGAGTTTGGTCTCGGCACAGAACCTCTCCTTCACCTTGCAACCATCGTTCGAGGCGCCGATACCGCCCGGCCCGACTTGGCACCTGAAGTGCCGGGGCTGCTTGCGGCCTCGCTTGGGCTTTCGCGGATGTTCAACGACGACCTGCAGCAGCTGGAAACCGGCATGACGCTTTACGATGCCTTCTATCGTTGGTGTCGTGATGCAACGGAAGAGACGCACAACTGGCCAAATCCGAGGAAGATGTAA
- the chrA gene encoding chromate efflux transporter, whose amino-acid sequence MTDLVKNVAERSSTVDRDIVPLHEAIKVWTRVAALSFGGPAGQIAVMHRIVVDEKKWVGEHRFLHALNYCMLLPGPEAHQLAIYIGWLLNRTLGGMIAGILFVLPGFLAILALSYIYVLFGNLTFIEGMFFGLKCAVLAVVVQAVFRIGSRALKSRAMVALAAAAFMAIFFLHVPFPVIIVGAGLIGYLASRAGVAAFKMGGGHKSGSGAILQDKDSALGEEIPLHARPNLAWSLKTSGALAAAWLIPVVALVMTLGPDNVFSKIGIFFSEMAVVTFGGAYAVLAYVAQEAVLQLGWLRPGEMLDGLGMAETTPGPLIMVTQFVGFLAGYRNPGTLSPLAAATFAAVLTTWVTFLPSFLWIFAGAPFIEKMRGNVALTGAMSAITAAVVGVILNLAIWFGLHVLFGQTTSFTYGSWTMDVPILTSLSLPSLVLTLLAAMAIFRLKMSVISTLLASAALGVGWTVFVS is encoded by the coding sequence ATGACCGATCTCGTAAAAAATGTAGCCGAGCGATCAAGCACGGTCGATCGGGACATCGTTCCCCTCCATGAGGCCATCAAGGTCTGGACCCGGGTTGCCGCCCTGAGTTTCGGCGGACCGGCCGGGCAGATCGCCGTCATGCACCGCATCGTCGTCGACGAGAAGAAATGGGTTGGAGAGCACAGGTTTCTTCATGCCCTAAACTACTGCATGTTGCTGCCAGGCCCCGAAGCGCATCAGCTCGCCATCTATATCGGCTGGCTGCTGAACAGAACCCTGGGCGGAATGATCGCCGGCATTCTGTTCGTGCTGCCGGGCTTCCTGGCAATCCTCGCTCTCAGCTATATCTACGTCCTGTTCGGGAACCTGACCTTTATCGAAGGGATGTTCTTCGGGCTCAAATGCGCCGTGCTGGCGGTCGTCGTCCAGGCGGTTTTTCGCATCGGGAGCCGAGCCCTCAAGAGCAGGGCTATGGTTGCTTTGGCCGCCGCTGCCTTTATGGCGATCTTCTTCCTGCATGTTCCGTTCCCCGTCATCATCGTTGGAGCCGGACTTATCGGCTACCTGGCCTCTCGGGCAGGGGTCGCAGCCTTCAAGATGGGCGGCGGACATAAGTCGGGCTCCGGGGCAATTCTGCAGGATAAGGACTCCGCTCTTGGCGAGGAGATCCCTTTGCACGCTCGACCAAATCTCGCCTGGTCTCTGAAGACATCTGGCGCGCTGGCGGCCGCGTGGCTCATCCCGGTTGTGGCGCTGGTGATGACGCTCGGCCCCGACAACGTTTTTTCAAAGATCGGGATATTCTTCAGCGAGATGGCAGTCGTCACCTTCGGGGGGGCTTATGCCGTGCTGGCATATGTCGCACAGGAGGCTGTGCTGCAGTTGGGCTGGCTACGGCCCGGCGAGATGCTGGATGGCTTAGGGATGGCAGAAACGACGCCTGGACCGCTGATCATGGTCACGCAGTTCGTTGGTTTCCTGGCGGGCTATCGCAACCCCGGTACCCTCAGCCCTCTTGCGGCAGCAACCTTTGCCGCCGTGCTGACAACATGGGTCACCTTCCTGCCGAGCTTCCTTTGGATTTTCGCAGGCGCGCCATTCATCGAGAAGATGCGCGGCAATGTCGCCCTGACCGGCGCCATGTCGGCGATAACGGCGGCTGTAGTCGGCGTTATCCTCAATCTCGCGATTTGGTTCGGGCTGCATGTGCTGTTCGGTCAGACCACAAGCTTCACCTATGGTTCGTGGACGATGGATGTGCCCATTCTGACCTCGCTTTCATTGCCCTCGCTAGTGCTGACTTTGCTTGCCGCCATGGCCATATTTCGCCTGAAGATGTCGGTGATATCGACCTTGTTGGCATCTGCAGCTTTGGGGGTCGGCTGGACTGTCTTCGTTTCCTGA
- a CDS encoding GFA family protein — protein MLIGSCHCGKSGWTLEGDPGSITACNCTLCRRYGVLWAYDYEGERVSVTGQTASYTRAGKEHPSLEILFCPSCACVVSWRGLRLQKDGRRRMAVNVRLAQPDLVADLPIDHFDGLDTFEDLPSDGRCVRDLWF, from the coding sequence ATGCTGATCGGTTCATGTCACTGCGGTAAATCAGGCTGGACGCTCGAAGGAGATCCGGGCTCGATCACAGCCTGCAACTGCACCCTCTGCCGGCGCTATGGTGTGCTGTGGGCCTATGATTACGAAGGAGAGCGCGTCTCTGTCACGGGCCAGACTGCCTCCTATACCCGCGCCGGCAAGGAACACCCTTCTCTCGAAATATTGTTCTGCCCGTCCTGCGCCTGCGTGGTGAGCTGGCGGGGCCTGAGACTGCAAAAGGATGGCCGCCGGCGCATGGCGGTCAATGTTCGGCTGGCGCAGCCGGATCTCGTTGCCGACCTGCCGATCGATCATTTCGATGGGCTCGACACGTTTGAAGACCTTCCTTCCGACGGGCGATGCGTGCGCGACCTCTGGTTTTGA
- a CDS encoding DMT family transporter: MTDQSLSRTAPNERRFLWPLMAALLIVSWSSGFIGIRYASQEASVMLVLFWRTLLSGVILLPFAFSIGPRMRIRTIAEQMLFGVMSVFLYLGGFALAIEQRVPTGLVALISDLLPLAIAALSQPVLRERLSRRQWLGTAIAVAGVLIVSVDSLSFGAAPIWAYGLTVGSMLVFAFASVLHKRRRSKHMPVHQSLCIHTLTASVLFGICAMMQGDLAPPLTRGFAIGMIWLVLIATFTAYSVYYTSLRLFPVAQVSAAIYLSPPVTMMWAWALFSEPLTTAMFAGLAVTLVGVWLTSRR, translated from the coding sequence ATGACAGACCAGAGCCTATCCCGGACCGCGCCGAACGAACGCCGCTTCCTTTGGCCGTTAATGGCGGCGTTGCTGATCGTCAGCTGGAGCTCCGGCTTCATCGGCATCCGCTATGCCAGCCAGGAGGCCAGCGTCATGCTGGTCCTGTTCTGGCGCACGCTTCTGTCCGGTGTGATCCTGCTGCCGTTCGCCTTCTCGATCGGTCCGCGGATGCGGATACGCACGATCGCCGAACAGATGCTGTTCGGGGTGATGTCGGTCTTCCTCTATCTCGGTGGCTTTGCGCTCGCGATCGAACAGAGGGTGCCGACAGGGCTGGTGGCGCTGATTTCGGATCTGCTGCCGCTCGCGATTGCGGCTCTATCACAACCCGTGCTGAGAGAGCGGCTAAGCCGGCGCCAATGGCTGGGGACGGCCATCGCGGTCGCAGGTGTACTGATCGTGTCGGTCGACAGCCTCAGCTTCGGCGCGGCCCCCATATGGGCCTATGGACTAACGGTTGGCTCGATGCTGGTCTTTGCCTTCGCCTCGGTCCTGCACAAACGGCGACGCAGCAAGCACATGCCCGTTCACCAAAGCCTCTGCATCCACACGCTGACGGCCTCGGTGCTTTTCGGCATCTGCGCGATGATGCAGGGCGATCTTGCGCCGCCGCTGACCCGCGGTTTCGCGATCGGCATGATATGGCTGGTGCTGATCGCGACCTTCACCGCCTATTCGGTCTATTATACCAGCCTGCGTCTTTTCCCGGTGGCACAGGTCAGTGCAGCCATCTATCTCAGCCCGCCGGTGACCATGATGTGGGCCTGGGCTCTATTTTCCGAACCGCTGACAACGGCAATGTTCGCGGGGCTGGCAGTGACGCTGGTGGGGGTATGGTTGACGTCTCGCAGATGA
- a CDS encoding DEAD/DEAH box helicase, giving the protein MTEFEGIAPAIAQALAKRGYETLTPVQKAMLDPDLAGKDALVSAQTGSGKTVAFGLALAPGLLDGAERFGRAGAPLALAIAPTRELALQVQRELEWLYGLTGATIASCVGGMDMRTERRTLERGAHIVVGTPGRLCDHIRRNSLDISELKAVVLDEADEMLDLGFREDLEFILESAPSDRRTLMFSATVPRSIAKLAENYQRDAVRIATASEAKQHVDIDYRALTVVPSDRENAIINVLRYYEARNAIVFCSTRAAVNHLTARFNNRGFSVVALSGELSQNERTHALQAMRDGRARVCIATDVAARGIDLPGLELVIHADLPTNPDTLLHRSGRTGRAGNKGVSALIVPLSARRRTERLLEAARIRATWAKPPSADEVSLRDDERLLADPVFEAPLAEDEQSIVRQLLERHGAEQVAAAFLRQYRAGHSAPEELQDVPAEGERRKPRRDDFPVTPRDEGSSAGRNDFTDGLWVSLSVGRKQNAEPRWLIPMLCRNGNLTKRDIGAIKMQPEETFVELSQESFERFLAAIGPDKTLERGIRVKPLAGMPDFQAKREGDFAKKKPFSDKGPRSNDGPKPKWKSDRKPERAHAGEGGVSERFDKKPWAKKPGKPGFAKNDGPPAGKPNSRAKRKAARAQEN; this is encoded by the coding sequence ATGACTGAATTCGAAGGCATCGCTCCTGCGATTGCCCAGGCTTTGGCGAAGCGCGGTTACGAAACGCTGACGCCGGTGCAAAAGGCCATGCTCGATCCGGATCTCGCCGGCAAGGATGCCCTTGTTTCGGCCCAGACCGGCTCGGGCAAGACGGTTGCCTTCGGCCTGGCGCTGGCGCCCGGCCTGCTTGACGGCGCGGAACGTTTCGGCCGCGCAGGTGCGCCGCTGGCGCTGGCGATTGCACCGACCCGCGAACTGGCGCTGCAGGTGCAGCGCGAGCTGGAATGGCTCTATGGGCTGACGGGTGCCACGATCGCCTCCTGCGTTGGCGGCATGGACATGCGCACGGAACGGCGGACACTGGAACGCGGCGCCCACATCGTCGTCGGCACGCCCGGCCGTCTTTGCGATCATATCCGTCGCAATTCGCTCGATATCTCCGAACTCAAGGCCGTCGTGCTCGATGAGGCCGACGAAATGCTCGATCTCGGTTTCCGCGAGGATCTGGAGTTCATTCTGGAATCCGCGCCGTCTGATCGTCGCACCCTGATGTTTTCCGCCACCGTGCCGCGTTCGATCGCCAAGCTCGCCGAAAACTACCAGCGCGATGCCGTCCGCATCGCCACCGCTTCCGAAGCCAAGCAGCATGTCGATATCGACTATCGCGCGCTGACCGTCGTGCCGAGCGACAGGGAAAACGCCATCATCAACGTGCTGCGCTATTATGAGGCGCGCAATGCCATCGTCTTCTGCTCGACGCGTGCTGCCGTCAATCACCTGACGGCTCGCTTCAACAATCGCGGCTTTTCGGTCGTTGCCCTATCGGGCGAACTCAGCCAGAACGAGCGCACTCACGCTCTGCAGGCCATGCGCGACGGCCGCGCCCGCGTCTGCATCGCCACCGACGTTGCCGCCCGCGGCATCGACCTGCCGGGTCTGGAGCTGGTCATTCACGCCGATCTGCCGACCAATCCGGACACGCTGTTGCATCGCAGCGGCCGCACCGGCCGCGCCGGCAACAAGGGCGTCAGCGCCCTCATCGTGCCGCTCAGCGCCCGCCGCCGTACCGAACGCCTGCTGGAAGCTGCCCGCATCCGCGCCACCTGGGCAAAGCCGCCGTCAGCCGATGAAGTGAGCCTGCGCGACGATGAAAGGCTTCTTGCGGATCCGGTCTTTGAAGCGCCGCTTGCCGAAGACGAGCAGTCGATCGTCCGGCAGCTGTTGGAACGCCACGGCGCAGAGCAGGTCGCCGCCGCATTCCTGAGGCAATACCGCGCCGGCCATTCCGCGCCTGAGGAATTGCAGGACGTGCCGGCCGAAGGCGAGCGCCGAAAGCCCCGCCGTGACGATTTCCCGGTCACGCCTCGCGATGAGGGCTCGTCTGCTGGACGCAACGACTTCACCGATGGTCTCTGGGTATCGCTCTCTGTCGGACGCAAGCAGAATGCCGAGCCGCGCTGGCTGATCCCCATGCTTTGCCGCAACGGCAATCTGACCAAGCGCGACATCGGTGCCATCAAGATGCAGCCCGAAGAAACCTTCGTCGAGCTCTCGCAGGAGAGTTTTGAGCGCTTCCTCGCGGCCATCGGCCCTGACAAGACCCTGGAGCGCGGCATCCGCGTTAAGCCGCTTGCCGGCATGCCGGATTTCCAGGCCAAGCGGGAAGGCGACTTCGCAAAGAAAAAGCCCTTCTCTGACAAGGGACCGCGTTCGAACGACGGCCCGAAGCCGAAATGGAAGTCCGACCGCAAGCCGGAGCGGGCGCATGCAGGCGAGGGCGGCGTTTCCGAGCGCTTCGACAAGAAGCCCTGGGCGAAAAAGCCCGGCAAGCCGGGCTTCGCCAAGAACGACGGCCCGCCAGCAGGCAAACCGAATTCGAGGGCCAAGCGCAAGGCTGCGCGGGCGCAGGAGAATTAA
- a CDS encoding LysR family transcriptional regulator produces the protein MTELTSRRLEIDALRALWAIRHHGGITRAAEALGLSQSAVSHKIKRLETSLDCDLLSRKPGASMFTAAGEDLLDYAGRILGLHDEALLSLSKTSLAGRVALGLTEDTTCTDLARILGRFRRLHPNVSVRTKVRMSLILRGMLERGELDAAIVQVFAHEVRPTDVVLFREQLHWVKHPDLVLPPDGPVPFLSFDDECFYRRWALDIGQDGGAVLETVFECASAAGIIAAVTSGLGVALLNGRHLQPDMEIITQGLPTPPALAYVVRRGRKVRNPALDTLVAEIESEISRYGGLALAS, from the coding sequence ATGACCGAACTGACAAGCCGACGTTTGGAAATCGACGCTCTGCGCGCCTTGTGGGCAATCCGCCATCACGGCGGTATCACCCGCGCGGCAGAAGCCCTGGGCCTGTCGCAATCCGCCGTCAGCCACAAGATCAAGCGGCTGGAGACGAGCCTCGATTGCGATCTCCTGAGTCGCAAACCCGGAGCGTCGATGTTCACCGCAGCCGGCGAGGATCTGCTCGATTATGCCGGACGCATCCTCGGCTTGCATGACGAGGCGCTGCTGAGCCTCTCGAAGACATCGCTTGCCGGCCGCGTTGCCCTCGGCCTTACCGAAGACACGACCTGCACCGATCTTGCGCGCATCCTGGGGCGTTTCCGCCGCCTGCACCCGAATGTCTCCGTGCGCACCAAGGTCCGCATGAGCCTGATCCTTCGGGGAATGCTGGAGCGAGGGGAGCTTGACGCTGCGATTGTGCAGGTTTTCGCCCACGAGGTCCGCCCGACCGATGTCGTTCTCTTTCGCGAGCAGCTGCATTGGGTCAAGCATCCGGACCTCGTTCTGCCGCCGGACGGCCCGGTCCCTTTCCTCTCGTTCGATGATGAATGCTTCTATCGCCGATGGGCGCTCGATATCGGGCAGGATGGCGGCGCGGTTCTGGAAACCGTCTTCGAATGTGCGAGTGCGGCGGGCATCATCGCGGCTGTGACTTCGGGCTTGGGTGTCGCACTTTTGAACGGCCGTCACCTGCAGCCTGATATGGAGATCATCACCCAAGGCCTGCCGACGCCGCCGGCTTTGGCCTACGTAGTCCGCCGCGGTCGCAAAGTGAGAAATCCCGCGCTCGATACGCTTGTGGCCGAGATCGAAAGCGAAATCAGCCGGTATGGTGGGTTGGCGCTGGCGAGTTGA